TTTCTTGACGAAAGTGCCGGGGCGGCCAAGGGCTACGTGCACGAAATCGGTGAACGACTCAATGGCTTAGGGGGCGTTCCCGTGGCCAGCTTTAGCAAACTGGCCGAGCTTTGCTGCTTTACACCGGAAGAAGACGGAATTTTCAACTGCCGCAGCATGCTGGAGCATGACATGGTGGCCGAAAAAGCGGTAATCCAGATGTTGCGCCAATTGGCGGCTCAAGCAGAAAGTCTTGGCGATCGTGCCACCCGCTATATGTACGAAAAGATGTTGCTGGAAACCGAGGATCGCGCATTCCACGTCGATCATTTCCTCGCCTCTGACACACTCGTGCAACGCGGCTAACTGACGCACAAAACTCAAAATCTGTTGGTTCACCACCTCCCGATCCCCCTCTAATACCTGACACAAAGCCCTCTGACAACAGGGGGCTTTGTCGTATGCAAATCTCTTCAAAAACTATAACCTTAGATGAGAGTCTTTGTCATCTGTTTTGCCATCTATTTTCATTAATCATCACTAGCGATGATCCGACCTATTTGGTTGAACTTCTTTAAAGTCTTTCTCTACATGGGTTTCAAGGCTTTGAAGCGGTTGCCAGTGGGGGCAGATAGCTGCAATCATTTGGCAATTCTAGTGTTTTCACTCGGGTGATAGAAACTCTCAACTGCTTGATGCGATGTGTGGCGGTGGCTGAGCCTGCCTGAATGCCTGAGCAATCACACTAGTATGAGCAGGATGAGCAATTTGACCGTCCTGAATGATGTGGACTTGTATCCGCACGATAAGTCGCCACTATGTGAGATGCCACCTAGGTTCGATGACCTAGCAACTATTATCCATACTGGCTCGATCACACTGGACAAATCGCACTGCTAAAACTTATTGCTAAATTAAATCAATAATTCTCTAGAGGCTGATCTATCTAAATTCAGATAGATTCTTATTAAGTAGAGTCAACTAAGCGCAGCAGTAAAATTACTTGCAACGTTTATATAGACCAATAAACCGTGCTGAAATTCAATCAGCCAACGAAAATGACGGTTGCAACAATTCAATTAATGAGATTAAATCCTATTTGTATTGACAAGTCGGCAGCAGTCCATGTTAGGATACGCGAGGTTGTTTATTGAAATTAAAAGTCATTAAGCTGAAATTGGTATTCGGTAAATGAATCGTGCAGTGCAACACGATTTCATTATTTCGGTCCGGTGCTTTGGTTTCAATCAAGTCGCAACCTTTTCATCCAGGTCATGCCTTAGCAAGCTCCTCTCTCGCTTGTGAACAGCACAGCCTCTCTAAAGTGGTCTGCGATTGAGACATATTGCAGACCCTTTCCCAACAATCAAGATTGCCAGAGGTAATTGCGGTAAGCACCTAGACATATCGGTAAGTCACATCTCTGGCTTTTCTCATGACATTAGTTGAGCGTCATTAAACCCCAACTATCCCTAACTTCCAACCTGATTTATCCAACTAAGGAGGACCGCATGTCCGGTGATTTTGATGTGTTGTGGCTGAATGTTAGCCCCCGTCTAAAACGGCTCGATCAACCATTAATCAAAGCGCTGAATCCGTCGGCACGCATTGGCTACTGGGAATATATCCAAACCTTAGATGAAGGCAGCTCGTTGGAAAAAGCCGTGCGGGTTTTGCATGAATGCTTGCAAGCCAGGGATCGTCCCGTGCATTTGATCGGGCATGGTCTGGGTGGGGTCGTGGGATTAATGTATGCCAAATGCTATCGCCGTTGGGTGAAATCGCTCACCTTGCTCTCCGTCGGGGTTCAACCAGCACTGACTTGGCACGCCCATTATTACACCCAGCGTCTACTCGTACCCTGTAGTCAAACCCGCATTCTGGCTCAAGCTGTCCACAGTATATTCGGCAAGCAACTCCCAGCTCCGATGAAAACTATGATTCAAGCCTTAGCGCACGATTTGGATAATGCGCCTGTCCCGCATTCACTGTTCAAGCTGGGCACGGTGCCCCAAGGTGGCATCGCAGCACCCCTGATGATTTGTGGTAGCCAAACTGATGCGATCGTCACGCCCCCGATGCAGCGTCAGTGGACAGCGCATTTTAAGCCCGGTGATACGCTTTGGCAGGCTCCCAGTGGTCATCACTTTTTCCACTACCATCACCCTGAACTCGCCGCCCAGCAAATCACAAAATTTTGGCATCAGACGCGTCAACGTCAACCCGCAACCCCGTTAAATCAAACTTTAATTGCCCGCTAATCGCCCTAGCAATCGCATTTTAATCTGTCCTAACAATCCCAAATATTCATCAACAGCTTTGTCCTTTCCCATGCCTCAGTTGCTATGTGCATTATTTCTGGACTGATCATTAGCGGATTATTTGCCCTATGTACAACGTATTTCTGGAACGGATTTTGCCAAGGCTTGCATCAACTCAAACAGATGCATCAAGTGCCCTGTCATCACTGCGCTTATTTCACTGGTGATTTAAATCTCAAATGTACTGTTCACCCTTGTCATGCCTTTACCTCACAGGCAATTGAATGTCGCGATTTTGAAGCACGCTCGAGCCACGATCAACCGCTTATGGCGATTCCGATCAAATCAGTTGATCGATCGCATCGTTGGAACCATTAACACACTGACATATCAGGTCATTTTTTATGTTAAAGCTTCTGCCATCCCAAACAGTTACTAACCAAGACCCCCAGCCTGAAGTGGCGGTTACCGTTACTCAACCCCGTCGCATCCATCCCTGGAAACCCAAAACTTATCGGTTTAACCGGGGTGATCAGCTTCCGGATTATGGGGATCTGCTGTGGCAGATTACCGATGGTTACGTGCGCAACATCACGTGGACTAAGGATGGAGAAATGACGACGCTTGGAATCTGGGGCGAATATGACTTCCTCGGTCATGCCTTATCGATCGTTACACCTTATTGCCTTGAATGCATCACACCGGTCACGGCAGTGCTTTGTGCCTATCCGATTAATCGCATGCACGAGATTTTGCTCCATAATGCGCAGCAAACGGAAAAGCTCCTGGCCATTTCCCACGAACGCCAAGTTTATGAACGACTACGATCGTTGCTCACTTGGCTAGCGCGCCGATTTGGGGAATCCGCACCCGCTGGTCGAATGCTCAAAATTGGTTTGACGCATCAACAACTGGCGGATCTTGCTGGCACAACTCGTGTTACTGTCACCCGTTTTATGCAGCAGCTTGAACGAGATGGCTGGATTAAGCGATTGCCCAAGCGCCAAATATTGGTTTACCCCACGTCCTAGAGGTGAATAGTCCACGCTTAAGATTAGATGTTGTTTGCTTGTGGACTGATCGCAATACATTTTGTCAGTGCCTGGTTCAATGCCACATGCTCACCCGATGCGAGCTGAACAATTGCCGAACCGCGGGCTGACAAGCTCATCACTTCAACAATCGTACCCATCATCAAGCCAGAATGGCTTAACTGCATATCCGCTGCGCCCAAACTCACAACCGTTCCGATCGTGCCAACCGTTGCTTGAGTCAGAGCAACTCGTTCTGGAACGATCGTGGGTGAAACCGTTGTGACGAAATCAACCGAAGACTGGAATGCCATTTCACACTTGAGGAATGAAGTTAGAAAATTGCAATTAATTAGCAATATTGCAAGCTATTCTCACAAATTTACCGGCATAAATCAAGTGATCCCCGCGGCCTGGTGCGACAGAGCCACCGTCTGCTATATGGAAGTTGCATGCTCAGAAATATTTCGATCCTGGCTCAGAAGGTAACTTGAGCTGCTTTCTAAGCCTATCCCCAAAGGCTTTGGCCAGTTAATTACCCTCGCTAATGATGCGCTCGGCAAGCCGGTTATCAATTAGCATCGCTTATGTTTATTGATAAGTAGTTTCAATATCTTATCGATGAACTGTGATCCTGTTTAGCGCTTCTGCCAGGGCGATCAGCTGGCCCCATCAATATCTACAAAACCATAAAAATAAGCGG
Above is a window of Romeriopsis navalis LEGE 11480 DNA encoding:
- a CDS encoding Dps family protein; this encodes MSTATLVQAFNTVSENPVGLEHSITEPICEGMNIALASFQALYLQYQKQHFVVEGAEFYSVHEFLDESAGAAKGYVHEIGERLNGLGGVPVASFSKLAELCCFTPEEDGIFNCRSMLEHDMVAEKAVIQMLRQLAAQAESLGDRATRYMYEKMLLETEDRAFHVDHFLASDTLVQRG
- a CDS encoding alpha/beta fold hydrolase codes for the protein MSGDFDVLWLNVSPRLKRLDQPLIKALNPSARIGYWEYIQTLDEGSSLEKAVRVLHECLQARDRPVHLIGHGLGGVVGLMYAKCYRRWVKSLTLLSVGVQPALTWHAHYYTQRLLVPCSQTRILAQAVHSIFGKQLPAPMKTMIQALAHDLDNAPVPHSLFKLGTVPQGGIAAPLMICGSQTDAIVTPPMQRQWTAHFKPGDTLWQAPSGHHFFHYHHPELAAQQITKFWHQTRQRQPATPLNQTLIAR
- a CDS encoding Crp/Fnr family transcriptional regulator, which codes for MLKLLPSQTVTNQDPQPEVAVTVTQPRRIHPWKPKTYRFNRGDQLPDYGDLLWQITDGYVRNITWTKDGEMTTLGIWGEYDFLGHALSIVTPYCLECITPVTAVLCAYPINRMHEILLHNAQQTEKLLAISHERQVYERLRSLLTWLARRFGESAPAGRMLKIGLTHQQLADLAGTTRVTVTRFMQQLERDGWIKRLPKRQILVYPTS
- a CDS encoding FeoA domain-containing protein, coding for MAFQSSVDFVTTVSPTIVPERVALTQATVGTIGTVVSLGAADMQLSHSGLMMGTIVEVMSLSARGSAIVQLASGEHVALNQALTKCIAISPQANNI